In Nitrospiraceae bacterium, the following are encoded in one genomic region:
- a CDS encoding argininosuccinate synthase, which produces MSKSTYKKVVLAYSGGLDTSVILKWLEEVYGCEVIAFCADLGQGEDLKGIKKKAQALGVRKVFMEDLRETFVKDHVFPMLRGNAVYEGSYLLGTSIARPLIAKRQIEIAAEEGAEAVCHGATGKGNDQVRFELTYMALHPQIKIIAPWREWTMRSRRELIEYAEKHGIPVTATKAKPYSMDMNLFHTSYEGGILEDPWAAPPEEIFVMSVSPERAPNKPREIEIEYVSGDPVAVDGKKMGPAALLAHLNKLGGEHGVGRVDLVENRYVGMKSRGVYETPGGTILHAAHRGLESLTMDREVLHLRDSLIPRYAELIYYGYWYAPEREMIQTALDEAQRDVTGTVRVKLYKGTCTVVGRKSPRSLYRLDMATFEEDEVYRQKDAEGFIRLNALRLAIRAQRKKGSRK; this is translated from the coding sequence ATGAGCAAGTCAACGTACAAGAAGGTTGTGTTGGCATATTCGGGCGGATTGGATACGTCCGTCATTCTCAAGTGGCTCGAGGAAGTCTACGGCTGTGAGGTCATCGCGTTCTGCGCTGATTTGGGGCAAGGCGAGGACTTGAAGGGAATCAAGAAGAAGGCGCAGGCGTTGGGCGTCCGGAAGGTCTTTATGGAGGACTTGCGCGAGACCTTCGTGAAGGACCATGTCTTTCCGATGCTGCGTGGCAATGCCGTCTATGAAGGCAGCTATCTGCTGGGCACCTCGATTGCCCGCCCCCTGATCGCCAAGCGGCAAATCGAAATCGCCGCGGAAGAAGGGGCCGAAGCGGTGTGTCACGGCGCCACCGGGAAAGGCAACGACCAGGTTCGGTTCGAGTTGACCTACATGGCGCTCCATCCGCAGATCAAGATCATCGCTCCCTGGCGCGAATGGACGATGCGCTCACGGCGTGAGTTGATCGAGTATGCCGAAAAGCACGGGATTCCGGTGACGGCGACCAAGGCGAAGCCCTACAGCATGGATATGAACCTGTTTCATACCAGCTATGAAGGCGGCATCCTTGAAGATCCCTGGGCTGCACCGCCGGAGGAAATCTTCGTCATGTCGGTCTCGCCGGAACGGGCGCCGAACAAGCCGCGCGAAATCGAAATCGAATATGTGTCGGGCGATCCGGTCGCGGTCGACGGAAAGAAGATGGGACCGGCCGCACTGTTGGCCCATCTGAACAAACTCGGCGGCGAGCACGGGGTCGGCCGCGTCGATCTGGTGGAAAATCGGTACGTGGGCATGAAATCCCGGGGAGTCTACGAGACGCCGGGCGGAACCATTCTCCATGCGGCGCATCGTGGATTGGAGTCGCTGACCATGGATCGCGAGGTGCTGCACCTGCGCGACAGCCTCATCCCGCGCTATGCGGAGCTGATCTATTACGGATATTGGTATGCGCCCGAGCGGGAGATGATTCAGACCGCGCTCGATGAAGCGCAGCGTGATGTGACCGGGACCGTGCGGGTGAAGTTGTACAAGGGGACTTGCACCGTGGTCGGCCGCAAGTCGCCGCGCTCGCTCTACCGGTTGGACATGGCGACTTTCGAAGAAGATGAAGTCTATCGGCAGAAGGATGCGGAAGGTTTCATCCGGCTCAATGCGTTGCGATTGGCGATCCGCGCCCAGCGTAAGAAGGGATCGCGCAAGTAA